In Thermotomaculum hydrothermale, a single genomic region encodes these proteins:
- a CDS encoding aminoacyl-histidine dipeptidase, whose amino-acid sequence MNRVLEGVKPERLWYHFENIAQIPRCSKHEEAIREYIINFAKEKGLEYRVDSIGNVVVIKPADSGYENKPTVILQGHIDMVCEKNKDTEHDFSKDPIKLKVEGDWLTADGTTLGADNGIGVAAALAILEDKDFKTGRIEALFTIDEETGLTGAFNLDPSNLTGKILINLDSEEEGAIYIGCAGGRDTKFTMFVSEEAPTFEETGLEVKLTGLKGGHSGLNIHEGRGNAIKMAARILFELKKSVSYKIASFDAGDKHNAIPRECVFKIALNKNAVGLAKSIIESMAKKLQNEFKIVEPDFTYEIKDSNLPETTADFASTEEMVNLLMTIPHGVLMMSAAVEGLVETSTNLAVAKLQDDIFEVLASHRSSIASAIDWVGDMHRAIGEIFGTEVEQDEGYPGWTPNPDSEVLKLARESFKKVLGYEPEVKAIHAGLECGIISEKCGGLDAISFGPTIEGAHSPDERVSIKSTQVFWDCLVELLKDINK is encoded by the coding sequence ATGAATAGAGTTTTAGAGGGTGTTAAGCCTGAAAGGTTATGGTATCACTTTGAGAATATTGCTCAAATTCCAAGGTGCTCAAAGCACGAGGAAGCGATAAGGGAATACATTATTAACTTTGCAAAGGAAAAGGGGCTTGAATACAGGGTTGATTCTATTGGAAATGTTGTGGTTATTAAGCCTGCAGATAGCGGTTATGAAAACAAGCCAACAGTTATTTTGCAGGGTCATATTGATATGGTTTGCGAGAAAAACAAGGATACAGAGCACGATTTTTCCAAAGACCCTATAAAACTGAAGGTTGAAGGAGATTGGCTTACCGCAGACGGCACAACATTGGGGGCTGACAATGGTATTGGAGTTGCTGCTGCCCTTGCTATCCTTGAGGATAAAGACTTTAAGACAGGCAGAATTGAAGCATTGTTTACAATTGACGAGGAAACTGGCTTAACAGGTGCATTCAATTTAGACCCGTCAAACCTTACAGGTAAAATCCTTATAAACCTTGATTCAGAGGAAGAAGGGGCAATTTACATTGGCTGTGCAGGTGGGAGAGATACAAAGTTTACAATGTTTGTAAGCGAAGAGGCTCCAACCTTTGAGGAAACAGGCCTTGAAGTAAAACTTACAGGGCTAAAAGGTGGGCATTCTGGATTAAATATTCACGAGGGAAGAGGGAATGCAATTAAAATGGCTGCAAGGATTTTATTTGAATTGAAAAAATCTGTTTCCTATAAGATTGCCTCTTTTGATGCAGGGGACAAGCACAATGCAATTCCAAGGGAATGCGTTTTTAAGATTGCTTTAAACAAAAATGCTGTTGGGTTGGCAAAGAGTATTATTGAATCAATGGCAAAGAAACTTCAGAACGAGTTTAAGATTGTTGAGCCTGATTTTACCTATGAGATTAAAGATAGTAATTTACCTGAAACAACTGCTGACTTTGCATCAACAGAGGAGATGGTTAATTTGCTTATGACAATACCCCACGGTGTTTTAATGATGAGTGCCGCTGTTGAAGGGTTGGTTGAAACTTCAACAAACCTTGCTGTTGCAAAGTTGCAGGATGACATTTTTGAGGTGCTTGCATCTCATAGGAGTTCAATTGCTTCTGCAATTGATTGGGTTGGTGATATGCACAGGGCAATTGGAGAAATCTTTGGGACAGAGGTTGAGCAGGATGAAGGGTATCCAGGCTGGACTCCAAACCCTGATTCAGAGGTTTTAAAGCTTGCAAGGGAATCATTTAAAAAGGTTTTAGGTTATGAGCCTGAAGTTAAGGCTATCCACGCCGGGTTAGAGTGTGGAATTATCAGTGAAAAGTGTGGTGGATTGGATGCAATCTCCTTTGGACCAACAATTGAAGGTGCCCACTCACCTGATGAAAGGGTAAGCATAAAATCAACTCAAGTTTTCTGGGATTGCCTTGTTGAACTGTTGAAGGATATAAATAAGTAG
- a CDS encoding DUF2339 domain-containing protein: MKCVKCGKSFPSNFQKCPYCNNAKPDENTQILFIKQNLEYLKNLKNYFETAIFNIEQSLSEIESSLPEIQREKIVKPVKIQHIQKSAKKEKEPFIERFLGEKFLLTVGILAILFASAFFLKYSFERNLFTPVFRVTVTAIFGLFLTFIGYYLKSKYRIFGVILITGGIAVLFFSNFASFVLYKFYGTLLAFAINLVLVAISLFLAIKFNSQWVSIVGIGGAYLTFTTLKNSITNDIGFFSYLLVLSFAPVFLAYKKRWNTIVILANIFTTMWFYMWYYSYFKSNASIYFIYFGIWFYLVFLASALFYFKEEEKYSLFALSPLIATFFYPLISVKAMSFSGIHLISPSILYIISGIVLTGISYLKKFNNREKIFLFVSGILTVFVGIYFNFKSIDFSAFLSIILILSIYLYGILERKWLLLLNGSLILLLFFKSTTYDIFENLGFKFNHFAFKDYQNIASRIMEYFAVITAFSINSKVALRKNSKIFAAFSSFFTGLSILVFLTYEISTIFYKVFEKGQSMGITALWVVFAFILLFIGLKKSSNAYRIFAFVLFGIVLFKLFFIDIISLSALYRVLAFLITGIVLIVSSYIYYKFGKKENKNEN, from the coding sequence ATGAAGTGTGTTAAATGCGGGAAGAGTTTTCCTTCCAATTTTCAAAAATGCCCTTACTGCAATAATGCAAAGCCTGATGAAAATACACAAATTCTATTTATAAAACAGAATTTGGAGTACCTTAAAAATCTAAAAAATTACTTTGAGACGGCAATTTTTAACATTGAACAATCTTTAAGTGAAATAGAATCTTCATTACCAGAAATTCAGAGAGAAAAAATTGTTAAACCTGTGAAGATTCAACATATACAAAAATCAGCAAAAAAGGAAAAAGAACCGTTTATTGAAAGATTTCTTGGAGAAAAATTCCTTTTAACAGTGGGAATTCTTGCAATTCTATTTGCATCGGCATTTTTCCTGAAATACTCTTTTGAAAGAAACCTTTTTACCCCTGTTTTCAGGGTAACGGTTACTGCAATTTTCGGATTGTTTCTCACATTTATAGGATACTATCTAAAGTCAAAGTATAGAATCTTTGGGGTAATTTTAATAACAGGCGGGATAGCTGTTTTATTTTTCTCAAACTTTGCCTCTTTCGTTCTATATAAGTTTTACGGCACCTTACTGGCATTTGCAATTAACCTTGTTCTCGTTGCAATTTCCTTGTTTCTTGCAATTAAATTTAATTCCCAATGGGTTTCTATTGTTGGCATAGGCGGTGCTTACCTTACCTTTACAACGCTAAAAAACTCAATTACAAACGATATAGGATTTTTCTCTTACCTTTTAGTTCTCTCCTTTGCCCCCGTCTTTCTTGCATACAAAAAAAGGTGGAACACAATTGTAATTCTCGCAAATATATTTACAACAATGTGGTTCTATATGTGGTATTACTCTTACTTTAAATCAAATGCAAGTATTTATTTTATTTACTTCGGTATATGGTTTTATCTTGTATTTCTTGCTTCCGCTTTGTTTTATTTTAAAGAGGAAGAAAAGTATTCTCTTTTTGCTTTATCTCCCCTTATAGCAACGTTTTTCTATCCTCTAATATCGGTTAAGGCAATGTCTTTTTCAGGAATACATTTAATCTCGCCTTCAATCCTTTACATAATTTCAGGAATAGTTCTTACAGGGATTAGTTATTTGAAAAAATTTAACAATAGAGAAAAAATCTTTTTATTTGTCTCCGGAATTTTAACTGTATTTGTTGGAATTTACTTTAACTTTAAGTCTATAGATTTCAGTGCATTTCTCTCCATAATCCTTATTCTTTCAATTTACCTTTATGGAATTTTAGAGAGAAAATGGCTTCTTTTACTTAACGGTTCTCTGATTTTACTGCTATTTTTTAAATCAACAACCTATGACATTTTTGAAAACCTTGGATTTAAATTTAACCACTTTGCATTCAAGGATTATCAAAACATTGCTTCAAGGATTATGGAATACTTTGCTGTAATAACTGCATTTAGCATAAACTCAAAGGTGGCATTAAGGAAAAATTCGAAAATATTCGCTGCATTCAGTTCCTTTTTTACAGGTTTATCTATTTTAGTTTTTTTAACCTATGAGATTTCAACTATCTTTTATAAAGTATTTGAGAAAGGCCAATCAATGGGGATTACAGCACTGTGGGTTGTTTTTGCCTTTATTCTCCTTTTTATAGGATTGAAAAAATCAAGCAATGCATACAGGATATTTGCTTTTGTCCTTTTTGGCATTGTGCTTTTTAAACTGTTTTTCATAGATATAATTTCCCTTTCAGCCTTGTACAGGGTGCTGGCATTTCTAATCACAGGAATTGTGCTAATAGTTTCTTCGTACATCTATTACAAATTCGGGAAAAAAGAAAACAAAAACGAAAATTAG
- a CDS encoding OsmC family protein — protein sequence MKGKIRWIQNLQFEAETENGHKIKMDAPKTSHGDDTAPTPMQYVLLGTAGCTAFDVVVILKKKKQNVKNFEVEVSAKRADTHPKVFTEIEILYKIYGENISEKAVEQAIKLSKEKYCSASIMIGKTAKITTRYEIIEA from the coding sequence ATGAAGGGGAAAATCAGATGGATACAAAACCTGCAATTTGAGGCTGAAACAGAGAACGGGCACAAAATTAAGATGGATGCTCCAAAAACCTCTCACGGTGACGACACAGCCCCAACTCCTATGCAGTATGTTCTTTTAGGCACTGCCGGATGCACCGCATTTGATGTTGTTGTTATTTTGAAAAAGAAAAAGCAAAATGTTAAAAACTTTGAGGTTGAAGTCAGTGCCAAAAGGGCTGACACCCATCCAAAGGTTTTTACAGAGATTGAAATTCTCTATAAAATTTACGGGGAAAACATATCTGAGAAGGCTGTTGAGCAGGCAATAAAACTCTCAAAAGAAAAGTACTGCTCGGCATCAATTATGATAGGGAAAACAGCAAAGATAACAACAAGGTACGAAATAATAGAGGCCTAA
- the accC gene encoding acetyl-CoA carboxylase biotin carboxylase subunit, with amino-acid sequence MFKKVLIANRGEIAVRVMRTLKEMGIKSVAVYSDIDRKSLHVNVADEAYPLGGKTSAESYLVMEKIIEAAKKSGAEAIHPGYGFLSENEKFAKMCEENNIVFIGPPPKAIVSMGDKVTARRIMQEAGVPIIPGLEKDGLSEDEAFEFAKKVGFPVMIKASAGGGGKGMRKVENESDFSKFFRQAKSEALSSFGDDRVYIEKFLEEPRHIEIQILGDKHGNVIYLGERECSVQRRHQKVIEESPSPFIDEEMRRKMGETAVKAAKAVGYYNAGTVEFLVDKYKNFYFLEMNTRLQVEHPVTEWVTGIDLVEYQIRVAAGERLDIKQEDVKLKGHAIECRIYAEDPEKNFMPSPGKIERLLTPSGPGVRDDSGVFEGAEVSLYYDPMISKLTVFHRNRDMAIKRMLRALDEYVVAGIKTNIDFHKKVLTHPDFVKGKYDTTFIDNNIDSLLERDDKDRDVAIIAALIEYYSKEDKPSKKPVNKSSRWKDYAKNCWTI; translated from the coding sequence ATGTTTAAAAAGGTGTTGATAGCCAATAGAGGTGAAATAGCAGTTAGGGTTATGAGAACCTTGAAGGAAATGGGTATTAAATCAGTTGCTGTTTACTCAGATATAGACAGAAAAAGCCTTCATGTAAATGTTGCTGACGAGGCTTATCCGCTGGGAGGTAAAACCTCCGCTGAAAGTTACCTTGTAATGGAAAAGATAATTGAAGCTGCAAAAAAAAGCGGTGCTGAGGCTATTCATCCAGGGTATGGATTTTTGTCAGAAAATGAAAAGTTTGCAAAAATGTGTGAGGAAAATAACATTGTTTTTATAGGGCCGCCACCAAAGGCAATAGTCTCTATGGGGGATAAAGTAACTGCAAGAAGGATTATGCAGGAAGCAGGGGTTCCTATTATTCCAGGGTTAGAAAAAGATGGATTAAGTGAAGATGAGGCTTTTGAGTTTGCTAAAAAGGTTGGATTTCCGGTAATGATTAAGGCTTCAGCAGGCGGTGGCGGAAAGGGAATGAGAAAGGTTGAAAATGAATCTGACTTTTCTAAATTCTTCAGGCAGGCAAAGAGTGAGGCTTTATCCTCTTTTGGAGACGATAGGGTTTACATTGAGAAATTCCTTGAAGAGCCGAGGCATATTGAAATACAGATTTTAGGGGATAAACACGGAAATGTAATTTATTTAGGTGAGAGAGAATGCTCTGTTCAAAGAAGGCATCAAAAGGTTATTGAAGAATCCCCTTCTCCGTTTATTGATGAAGAAATGAGAAGAAAAATGGGGGAAACTGCGGTAAAGGCGGCAAAGGCGGTTGGTTACTATAACGCAGGCACTGTTGAATTTTTGGTTGATAAGTATAAAAACTTTTACTTCCTTGAAATGAATACAAGGCTTCAGGTTGAACACCCTGTAACAGAGTGGGTAACAGGGATTGACCTTGTTGAGTATCAAATAAGGGTTGCGGCAGGAGAAAGGCTTGACATTAAACAGGAGGATGTAAAACTTAAAGGCCATGCAATTGAGTGCAGAATTTACGCAGAAGACCCAGAAAAAAACTTTATGCCGTCTCCAGGCAAGATTGAAAGGCTTTTAACACCATCTGGTCCCGGTGTAAGGGATGATTCAGGGGTATTTGAAGGGGCTGAAGTATCATTATACTATGACCCAATGATTTCAAAGCTAACCGTTTTCCACAGAAACAGGGATATGGCTATTAAAAGAATGTTGAGGGCGCTTGATGAGTATGTTGTTGCAGGGATAAAGACAAATATTGACTTTCACAAAAAGGTTTTAACTCATCCTGATTTTGTTAAAGGCAAATACGATACAACATTTATTGACAATAATATTGATTCCTTGCTTGAAAGGGATGATAAAGACAGGGATGTTGCCATAATTGCAGCATTGATTGAGTATTATTCAAAAGAGGATAAGCCGTCTAAAAAGCCTGTAAACAAATCTTCCAGATGGAAGGATTACGCTAAAAACTGCTGGACAATTTAG
- a CDS encoding biotin/lipoyl-containing protein yields MEVSVKFGKNEFDANIEKRDNRFEVEFEGKKFIADFEPLSEKDGNLIVDGKSYHVIFTNNSVYVNGVHFDIETIDPLKKELLKSTMLEKDEGAIVTSMPGNVKRVLVQEGEEVEAGQPVVVLEAMKMENELEAPKSGVVKKVNVKENTPVEANTVLVEIE; encoded by the coding sequence ATGGAAGTTTCTGTGAAGTTTGGAAAGAATGAATTTGATGCAAATATAGAGAAAAGGGATAACAGGTTTGAAGTTGAGTTTGAAGGAAAGAAATTTATTGCTGATTTTGAGCCTTTAAGCGAGAAAGATGGAAACCTTATTGTTGACGGTAAAAGTTATCATGTTATTTTTACCAATAATTCTGTTTATGTTAATGGGGTACACTTTGACATTGAAACAATTGACCCCCTTAAAAAAGAATTGCTTAAATCAACAATGCTTGAAAAAGACGAAGGGGCTATTGTTACTTCAATGCCGGGTAATGTAAAAAGGGTGCTTGTCCAAGAGGGGGAAGAAGTTGAGGCTGGCCAACCTGTTGTTGTTTTAGAGGCAATGAAGATGGAAAATGAGCTTGAAGCACCTAAAAGCGGGGTGGTTAAAAAGGTTAATGTAAAGGAAAACACCCCAGTGGAGGCAAATACTGTTTTGGTTGAGATTGAATAA
- a CDS encoding translocation/assembly module TamB domain-containing protein, whose amino-acid sequence MIGKIFKFIGYTILILIISLLIFVNTALFDKFLENRLKEQVLFTTGLELSFSKFYVSFFKGKLLAENIKLSNALTIKKIDLDIKSSRLLFAKLDIERARVYGVSVNIDRDFKIKSFSKNPKKLDKSGFESLIIRDFRLENVSVKFSDREGNVASFVSKDFLIQAGFNAKDGTYSGVIAFNNGQVVYNNNPYLLNVACYFDFNENSITIKELSISSGGLKIKSKGKFAKGKSEISIKGKADLFKLTKVEELKNVTVAFNLNGDVNVLKGDIFLTDGKRKAKGFLTINIPEKKVSVKNLSGNFKDHFISLDGNVSFKKKLKIALEASIKGKFLKNFHVNLDIEKAKEWNYNARFYGVDCGNGVCGVKVISGKIPKLSTVKLNLPILKTDIENNSGWIDLNLKQARVFAHGDFFKNGNLFSGLLTVKKLNLLGLNFPKMDANLTIKSKDYVVFDSILLKDGEGTAKLKGEFKNNKLNIKAKLNDFPFKKALFFLDKETLDQIEIFGAVEGDLNISGKYDNPEVEGSVTLLHSNIYGLYFSSVNSDFLYKNSVLKLDNTILEAGDGFMKGGGKINFDNEKIDLKFKGKDIELNYIPLEDLYAENSTGQVKIFGTLSDLKIDSNFSIQDVVFSDLSFGAGDFSLSMRNNDINLDFILKNGLSGKGIIKNGEEMDFNFKANKFIYNDGENSVVVSGEFGFTGKTDDLNTLSGSGKINSLEVKKGELFNLQAKNADFKMQGMVLTSSKLILTQSFPQLRIDMTNINLNIDKDEISSDLKFSGDAALVNNILKDQEIEGVSVNGELNGNFKLYGIIYSPFYSGDLGFKGSVDLKDAGYFVENANLKVTVDYDVFEIKNFYGKIKNGSINVSGTIIGSNIDLQAKVDSIPVDIPGFYADASGLVFLKSLTEEGRYSASGYLELKNGVLNVEQMLSGESEESFLDNVELDLKVSLEGVTYSDPDITLLFGKSNLKMRGSAANPVLSGVQLISKDSFLNIGNNRFYVERGRLVFNNPLENTPYVNIVASADLNNYRVRCFLKGSADKINIKFASDPPLSQNKILSVLFGGGINTGIYDFFHTGAEENLSGVGAALALNTLLSSFNSKMRKTLKVDRFFISSQVFDVTRSPSPVMSFEKDLSSRLSFLYAQSLDTGGNLIELSYHMAGKRNIYIRNEIDGSVTLEFEIIK is encoded by the coding sequence ATGATAGGAAAGATTTTTAAATTTATAGGTTATACAATTCTTATTTTAATTATTTCTTTGTTAATTTTTGTAAATACTGCTCTCTTTGATAAATTTCTTGAAAACAGACTTAAAGAACAGGTGCTTTTTACCACAGGCCTTGAGTTGAGCTTTTCAAAATTCTATGTTTCCTTTTTTAAAGGGAAGTTGTTGGCTGAAAATATTAAACTTTCAAATGCTTTAACAATAAAAAAGATAGATTTAGACATAAAAAGTAGCAGGCTTCTTTTTGCAAAGCTTGATATTGAGAGGGCAAGGGTTTACGGCGTTAGTGTAAATATTGACAGGGATTTTAAAATAAAATCTTTCTCAAAAAACCCCAAAAAGCTTGATAAAAGTGGTTTTGAAAGCTTGATAATAAGGGATTTCAGGCTTGAGAATGTTAGCGTTAAATTCAGTGATAGGGAGGGAAATGTTGCCTCTTTTGTAAGCAAGGATTTTTTAATTCAGGCAGGCTTTAATGCTAAGGATGGAACATATTCAGGGGTTATTGCCTTTAACAATGGCCAGGTGGTCTATAACAACAACCCATATCTTTTAAATGTTGCCTGCTACTTTGATTTTAACGAAAATTCTATAACCATTAAAGAGTTGAGTATTTCAAGCGGTGGGTTAAAAATTAAATCAAAGGGTAAATTTGCAAAGGGGAAATCTGAAATTTCAATTAAAGGTAAGGCTGATTTGTTCAAACTTACAAAAGTTGAAGAGTTGAAAAATGTAACTGTTGCATTTAACTTAAATGGAGATGTGAATGTATTAAAAGGGGATATTTTCCTTACAGACGGGAAGAGAAAAGCGAAAGGTTTTTTAACAATTAATATCCCTGAAAAAAAAGTAAGTGTTAAAAATCTTTCTGGAAATTTTAAAGACCACTTTATAAGCCTGGATGGAAATGTAAGTTTTAAAAAAAAACTTAAGATTGCTTTAGAAGCATCCATTAAGGGCAAGTTTCTCAAGAACTTTCATGTAAACCTTGATATAGAAAAAGCAAAAGAGTGGAATTATAATGCCCGCTTTTACGGGGTTGATTGCGGTAACGGGGTTTGCGGGGTAAAGGTTATTTCAGGGAAAATTCCAAAACTTTCCACAGTTAAGTTAAACCTACCAATTTTAAAAACAGATATTGAAAACAATTCTGGATGGATAGATTTAAATTTAAAGCAGGCAAGGGTTTTTGCCCATGGAGATTTTTTCAAAAATGGCAATTTATTTTCTGGTTTGCTTACCGTAAAAAAACTTAACCTTTTAGGGTTAAATTTTCCCAAGATGGATGCAAATCTTACGATAAAATCAAAAGATTATGTTGTTTTTGATTCAATTCTTTTAAAAGATGGTGAAGGTACAGCAAAATTAAAAGGGGAATTTAAAAACAACAAATTAAATATAAAGGCAAAACTTAACGATTTCCCGTTTAAAAAGGCTTTGTTTTTCCTGGATAAAGAGACATTAGACCAGATCGAAATTTTCGGAGCAGTTGAAGGAGATTTAAACATCTCAGGAAAATACGACAATCCTGAGGTTGAGGGTTCTGTAACCTTACTTCACTCAAACATATATGGACTTTATTTTTCCTCTGTCAACTCGGATTTTCTATACAAAAACTCTGTTTTAAAGCTTGATAATACCATTCTTGAAGCTGGGGACGGTTTTATGAAAGGCGGGGGAAAGATAAACTTTGACAATGAAAAAATAGATTTAAAGTTTAAAGGGAAAGATATTGAGTTAAACTATATCCCTCTTGAAGACCTGTATGCTGAAAATTCAACCGGACAGGTTAAAATTTTTGGTACATTAAGCGATTTAAAGATTGATTCAAACTTTTCTATTCAAGATGTTGTTTTTTCAGACCTCTCTTTTGGTGCAGGAGATTTTTCCCTTTCAATGAGAAATAATGATATAAATCTTGATTTTATTTTGAAAAATGGGCTTTCAGGAAAGGGGATTATAAAAAACGGTGAGGAAATGGACTTTAATTTTAAAGCTAATAAATTCATATACAATGATGGGGAAAACTCTGTGGTGGTTAGCGGAGAATTTGGGTTTACAGGAAAAACAGATGATTTAAATACTTTGAGTGGTAGCGGAAAAATAAACTCCCTTGAGGTAAAGAAAGGCGAATTATTTAACCTACAAGCAAAAAATGCAGATTTTAAAATGCAGGGTATGGTTTTGACTTCCTCAAAATTAATTCTCACTCAGAGTTTTCCGCAATTAAGAATAGATATGACAAATATTAATTTAAACATTGATAAGGATGAGATTTCTTCTGATTTAAAATTTTCAGGGGATGCAGCATTAGTAAATAACATACTAAAAGACCAAGAGATTGAAGGGGTTAGTGTAAATGGGGAGTTAAACGGCAATTTTAAGCTTTACGGAATTATTTATTCTCCGTTTTATTCCGGTGACTTAGGTTTTAAAGGCAGTGTTGATTTAAAAGATGCAGGGTACTTTGTTGAAAATGCAAATTTGAAAGTAACTGTTGATTACGATGTTTTTGAAATAAAGAATTTTTACGGAAAAATCAAAAATGGTTCTATTAATGTTAGCGGAACAATTATAGGCAGTAATATTGATTTACAGGCTAAAGTTGATAGTATCCCTGTTGACATACCTGGTTTTTATGCTGATGCATCAGGGCTTGTCTTTTTAAAGTCTCTCACTGAAGAGGGCAGATACTCTGCTTCAGGGTATCTTGAATTGAAAAACGGGGTTCTTAATGTGGAGCAGATGCTTTCAGGGGAAAGCGAGGAGAGTTTTCTTGATAATGTGGAGCTTGATTTAAAGGTGAGCCTTGAGGGGGTAACTTATTCAGACCCTGATATTACCTTGCTATTTGGTAAATCTAATTTAAAAATGAGGGGTTCTGCTGCTAATCCTGTTTTAAGCGGAGTTCAATTGATAAGCAAAGATAGTTTTTTAAATATTGGAAACAACAGATTTTATGTTGAAAGAGGGAGGCTTGTCTTTAACAACCCTCTTGAGAATACTCCATATGTCAATATTGTTGCTTCAGCTGATTTAAATAATTACCGAGTAAGGTGTTTTTTAAAGGGAAGTGCAGATAAAATAAACATTAAGTTTGCTTCAGACCCGCCGTTAAGCCAGAATAAAATACTTTCAGTTCTTTTCGGCGGTGGGATAAATACTGGAATTTACGACTTTTTTCATACAGGGGCAGAGGAAAACCTGTCTGGAGTTGGTGCAGCCCTTGCATTGAATACTCTACTTTCATCATTTAATTCTAAAATGAGAAAAACTTTAAAGGTTGATAGATTTTTTATTTCTTCTCAAGTATTTGATGTTACAAGAAGCCCCTCACCGGTTATGAGTTTTGAAAAGGATTTATCTTCAAGGTTATCCTTCCTTTATGCGCAATCCCTTGATACAGGTGGGAATTTAATTGAATTGAGTTATCACATGGCAGGGAAGAGAAATATTTATATAAGAAATGAAATTGACGGAAGTGTTACCTTAGAGTTTGAAATAATAAAGTAA
- the hpt gene encoding hypoxanthine phosphoribosyltransferase, which yields MAKKEIIERILIPEKELMKRVEELGEEISRDFEGQEVLLVGLLKGSVIFLADLARKVTIPCMLDFMSVTSYGNDIESSGEVRFLKDLDSDINGKNVIIVEDIIDTGLTLREVLKVLKARNPKTLKVCTLLNKVDRRLVDVNVDYNGFNIPDAFVVGYGLDYAQKYRNLNYIGILKLVED from the coding sequence ATGGCAAAGAAAGAGATTATAGAAAGGATTCTTATTCCTGAGAAAGAATTAATGAAAAGGGTTGAAGAATTAGGGGAAGAGATTAGCAGGGATTTTGAAGGACAGGAAGTATTGCTTGTGGGGTTATTAAAAGGCTCTGTTATCTTTTTAGCAGACCTTGCCAGGAAGGTTACCATCCCCTGCATGCTGGATTTTATGAGCGTTACAAGCTACGGAAATGATATAGAGTCATCAGGAGAAGTCAGGTTTTTAAAAGACCTTGATAGTGATATAAACGGGAAAAATGTTATTATTGTTGAAGATATTATCGATACCGGGCTTACTTTAAGAGAGGTGTTAAAGGTTTTGAAGGCAAGAAACCCTAAAACTTTAAAGGTATGTACACTGTTAAATAAAGTGGATAGAAGGCTTGTTGATGTTAATGTAGATTACAATGGATTTAATATTCCTGACGCCTTTGTTGTTGGTTACGGTCTTGATTACGCACAAAAGTATAGGAATTTAAATTATATAGGGATACTTAAATTAGTTGAGGATTAA